CCATAATATAGGAAAACATTAATGTGGCAACTTGTGATTGACAAGAAATATCAATCTAAAGGCTATGAAACTAGCTATACAATGGATAAAAATCGCAAATTTTTTTAACTTATAAAGAAGGTAATGAATCAGCTAAAAAACTGTATACAAAATTAGGATTTAAGCAAATAGGGGAAATTAATATGAAACTTTAAATATAATTTTACAATAGTTAAATACCTTATTACATTCCTAAGAAATAAACGTTTATAACATCTTTTATAATATGAATGTTATATCAATCTTGTATATTTTTAATACATAACAGAATACTAATATTGAGGTGATGTTATGAAATTGGATTTTAATAAAAATGTAGGTATTACAGATAAAATTGTAAGAACATTAATAGCAATATTATTAGTTAAATTAGTCTATAACAAAAAATTATCTAACAAATTTAAAACAGTTTCTATTGCATTTTCAATGCTTAAATTCGTAGAAGCCTCTTACAGTTATTGAATTGTTTATGATCTATTGGGTTGGTCAACCCGTTAAATACTCTTACTTACATGTTCATAAGAGTAAGCGATTCATATATGAAATAAAATTTTGATTATCTGCTAAAAAAGATGAGTACATGTAAATAACATGACCCATCCTAAAGTAATATATTATCTATTGAATTTCAATTTTATACCTATTATCAACTTTTTCCTCTTTTTGTGCTGTTATTTTTAATACTCCTTCTTCAAGTTTTGCTTCAATAGTTCCTGCTTTAATATCTTTAAGATACATACACCTTTGCATTGAAGTCATTTTTCTTTCTCTGTGTATATAATTTTCTTTTTCTTCATTTTTCTGTTCTTGTCTTAGAACAGCAATTGTAAGTCTTCCTTCATTATAGTCTAGCTTAATTTCTTCTTTTTTTATACCTGGTAGTTCAGCTTCAATTAAATACTCTTTCTCATTGTCTTTAATGTCAATCTTAAATGTATCATTACGCAAATTTCTTATCGGAAAAAAACTATCACTAAAGAAATCATCAATCATGTCATTAAGATCAACAATATCATTATTATATTTTTTTTGCATAGAATTTCTGTTAAAAGGTGTTAATCCAAATATATCAATTCCTCCTTTTATAATATTTTTATTTATATTACTTGACTTCAATTTGAAGTCTATTGTCTATCTTTTCTTTTTTTGGTGCTTTGATTTTTAATATACCATCCTCAAGTTTTGCCTCAATAGCACCTACATTTATATCTCCAAGATATATACTTCTTTGCATTGAAGTTATTCTTCTTTCTCTGTGAACATAGTTTTCTTTTTCTTCATTTGCTTGTACTACACGCTTAACAACAATCATCATTCTTCTTTCTTCATAGTAAATCTTCATTTCATCTTTTTTTATACCTGGTAGTTCGGCTTCAACTAAGTACTCTTTTTCACTTTCCTTCACATCAATTTTAAATGTGTCATTCCGTATGTTTTTTGAAGATAAATATCTATTATTGAAGAAATCATCAATCATGTTGTTAAAAGTAAGTA
This Abyssisolibacter fermentans DNA region includes the following protein-coding sequences:
- a CDS encoding Hsp20/alpha crystallin family protein; this encodes MKSSNINKNIIKGGIDIFGLTPFNRNSMQKKYNNDIVDLNDMIDDFFSDSFFPIRNLRNDTFKIDIKDNEKEYLIEAELPGIKKEEIKLDYNEGRLTIAVLRQEQKNEEKENYIHRERKMTSMQRCMYLKDIKAGTIEAKLEEGVLKITAQKEEKVDNRYKIEIQ
- a CDS encoding Hsp20 family protein, with product MFELTPFNNSFTNDLLTFNNMIDDFFNNRYLSSKNIRNDTFKIDVKESEKEYLVEAELPGIKKDEMKIYYEERRMMIVVKRVVQANEEKENYVHRERRITSMQRSIYLGDINVGAIEAKLEDGILKIKAPKKEKIDNRLQIEVK